In the genome of Phragmites australis chromosome 9, lpPhrAust1.1, whole genome shotgun sequence, the window ACATCGATTTTAACTGCAGCGGTTCTTGTCTGATGGCGGCTGAGAAATGCTTTTGCTGCGTGAAATCaagagagtgtgtgtgtgtgtgttacaTTTTCGTTAGCAGCATATTTGCGTTTCCAACCAGAAGCCAAGTATTATTCCCGGGTGAGTCCAAAAGATATTTTGGCGCCATGTTGTGGAAAGACAAGATAGCAGCAGCGGTCTGAGAAACCTGAGCTTCGATTTGGCTGGGctaagcttttattttttttctgattatatattttagtttaaaaacaaaAGTAATAATAAATAGTCACAATCTAATTCTCACACCCTATGTTATACTTATAAAATCTCACAATTCATAATCTATTCAGAAAAAACTTCTCTATAAAATTCAGATTATGAcaatcaaaataaaaacaaacagaATCTAAATATATTTTGGACGGCCCACCTATGAAACATGCCCTTGGAGTTGTCTAGTTTAACAACCCGAACTTGCTTTCTTCTATCACTGAACATCCTTATGTGGCCTTGTCTCGTTTGATCTCATCGCCGTAACTTGATGGGCAGCTTTCCCTGTTCCCATGGCCTAGCCAGGCCGCGCCACGGCCACAACCCACGAGCGCCTCTGCCTGCCCCCGCGGTCGCGAGCCCACGACATCCGCCTCTCGCCCATCCTAGGGTACCCGCCGTCCGACACGTGAATCGACAGCCAGAGGCAGTCAGCCGAGGGTGGCGTGCAAATTTGGTCGGAGGAAGGTTGGATCGATATGGCCATTTTGTTTGATGGAGTGATCTAATTCCTTGTTTAATAATATGAATaagatgatttgttttttatttggttgaacgaataaaatttgaatagcattagttaaaattttgtagGACTCGCTtgtcatatatattttttacatcAAAATATAATTCTATGAgatctttttttatttagttacaaTAAATATAATGATACAATCAGATCGCAAATGAAATAAACGGTTTAGAAGATGATATCATTTAAAGTGTGCTAATAAAAAAAGTGCATTTACTCTGATCAACCAAAATATATCACATCAACAGTAATAAACAGTAATAAAGCTCATAGCTCATCCATCAACCAAAATATATCACATCAACAGTAATAAACAGTAATAAAGCTCATAGCTCATCCAAAACATAGAAGGTCCGTCCAGCATTTTTTAAGAATATTCGCTCAAAGTGACAATCCCATCTAGACTGGCCTATAAACAAACACCCTCAAAAACCTGGATAGCCATATCTCATCCAAGGATGTCCCATGAATCAAATACATCCTTATTCAAATTATTGTGTTTCTACCCTTTATTGTGTTTCTGGAGGGTACAGAAAATGCCTAAACGGGCAAATAATTCAAAACGTTTTCTGTTCCTGACTACTCCGGTCCTGTCAGCTTCTCTTCCCCTTTTATTCCTGACGCAAACTCCTcttctagctagctagctagcgcGAACTTCAACATATTTATGTTGCAGAAGGAAGTGCCCAGTTCTTGGGCACGGGCCCGATGTCATATATGATCTCCCTGTGGCAAGACCAAACGAGTTTGATGGCTTCTGGAGTTCCGATCCCTGCACCTCTCGGGTCACCAGCCGGTCCAAACCTGAATTACCAAGGAATTAAAATGTTATTATGCTGGTCATTGTCCATATACAACGGTGATCATTGATGATCAACGATTGACAATCAAAGATTGGTGTTGAGTGTTAGCTCACCAGTGGTTCTGCGGAGCGCCGGTGGTCCTTGCTCGAATTCCAGCATATGTTGTCCCGTTAACAGATCTCCCAAGTACTTCCTGAAAAACGAGATAAGGGTCAAAATAAGTTCAACACGATGAGGCCATTCAAGTGTTTGATTGTTGGTGATAGCAAAACTAATGGATTGCACAAATATTGTAAGTACTGTTAAGATTACTTGAGAAATCCCTACTTTAGCGGTTTCGTGCTAGAAATATAGAGTTCAAGATAATCAATCTAGTAAATGAATATAAGTGTCAACACCCAACAGAGAACAAAACCAACTTACCTGCAGGAATAACGGTTCATTTGAAACTACTGCAGCAGTCAGATGTGCATTCATCCTTTCACAGGCTTCTAATACTAATTCAAGCTGATCCTCAGAGTACTCTGTAACCACCTGAATTATGGATACATAATAGATCAGAGTGTTATCAGAGAATTACAACTTAAAACCAAGTAAAACTACTAGAATACATCAATGCCATAGAAATCTGTAGTTTCCCAATTAAGCATGTCAGTAGTCAGTATGGGTGATAAGGACAACAATAAAGATTGCTTTGGTTTGTGCAATATTCATGCAGCTTCGAATGATTGCAGGCAAAAACTACAGGTAGATGGTACAGTCCATAACCAAGAATAGTATTTTGAACTATGCTTCTCCATAATCATGGACTCATGGGTCCATCTGAGGTAAATACGGACTAGGTTAGTACTTGGTACGTACTAGATTTATACTGCTGCCATAGGAATGCCATTATTCCAAGCAGCAATCAAAATTAATTTTGTATTCCTGAAGCTTTATGCAACCTAGACAAAATACAGGCATGAACTCTACAAAGAGAATGTAGAGGTTGCAGTCCATAACCAGGAACAATGCTATTCGGTTACCATGGGTCCCTCTACGTTACGTTTTGTGGAAGATAGTAGCACTAGTGTCAGGAATGACAGGCTGCCATAGAGTATTgctgttttctttttcattatGATGATATAATTGCACCTGGGGTCTATTACCTGGAACGGACCAAATATCTCCTTTGTCACAAGCTCAAAGTTCCCACTTTTCAGGATTTCCTCTAGAGGAACAAATACAGCAGTTGGCTTCACAGCACCATATATTTCTGGAATAGAGTGATTCTCCAAAGGTTCACCGCCAAACAGAACCTTTGATCCTGGTATTTTGAGAAGGCTGTTCATGTGCTCTATCATGGCTTCTGTAGTAACCTGGATCAGGAAAGAGCAATAGATTAATTAAttctacaaagaaaaaaaaatcttcttaTACCACTCATCCAGTTTTGCAACCATATAAACAGTTTAACACACAAAAATCAGTGATGAATGGCTACAAGTTATTTTTCTCCATATGTTGACCTTTTAGATGGACACCTGTACTGTGCAATGACAAGTTCCTTTGTGTCCTGGTCTTACACACTACATGATGTCTGGACCTCACATCTATTAAAATAACAGGAAACAAAAATTATTACCTGGCTCCATTTATTGTTTGATTAAGCTTTTAAACTACTAAATGCTGCCAAATCACATCATGGCATGGAAGTAATGAAGAACAGTACATGATTACTTGCTAGAACAGTCCACTTACCGTAAGGACCGGGCCAATTGTCAAATCTTCGAGCTTCCTTCTTTCAGAAAGTTTCTTCATTTTCTCAAGCAACCCACTAGAAGACCAATTCTGCAAGTGGAAGCAAATTatacaaaaaaattaagaacaaAGATGCAGAGTAATTTGACTGCAATGTGAAATATGCTCAAAGGGAATCGCAAGATCACAAATAGCTACCAAAGCGCATAAACATTTATAGCACTTTCATCCACAACATTTTTTTATCCTCTTCAGCATTGGATCAATTGTCTTCAAATAACAAAAACCATTAGACCAATATGATTAGACAGGTGATTTTACACTTAGCATTGACCAAGCTACAAGAAAAACAAGCACCGAAAGACAACTGGGACTACAAGTCATAGATCAACCTACCAAGAAACATTATGTAGCATAAGACATGAGCATAGTCCACAATCACAACCCAAGGCCACTAGAAAAGTAAGGCACATCAACTGCAGTCTTCAGTCTTTACCTTGTGCATGAATAGAACAGACTGAGCAGAGCACTTCTGACCACTGCAAGCATAAGCATCCTGATCGCAAACCCATGCAATGTAATCAACCTGTTTGAGCACAATATCACAACATCCAGTCAAGTCACAATTCTGAATGTGAATATATATGGTTTTAAATGTTGAATAGAAGTGACTTCATACCTCTTCGACATCTGGACCAAGAATTTTCCAATCAAAACCAGCGTCTTCCAACTTGACTCGGCCTTTCAAATCAGCAGCCAGTTTCTCTGCTACCCGCGAGCTTCCAGTGAAAAGGGTCATTTTCGGATTAGCCTACAAGAGATCACgaaaaaaattaagcataaatTCTGCAGCCTGTAAGCAGAGTGTAAGCCCACTTGGTCGACAATAACTTTTGGCATTGAATGAAAAACTAGCAGATGCATTTTGTTCTGTATTAACTCTTTAAAACCACAACAGCTGAACATGATACCACATAGCAAGAAATAGAAACGTTACTAGATTAGTTGAAGCACAACATACTGGTGCTTATCAGTGACATGAACAGCTCTcattttttaaactaaaaatgtTAAGAAGAACAGGTATATGTTCAGACATGGAACTAGTTTGTCACAGAACATAGCAGTGAGTACACTAGGAAACAAACCGAAAAAGGTGTACATAACTTCAAATA includes:
- the LOC133929305 gene encoding probable aldehyde dehydrogenase, yielding MSRLLSRRQIAAGSAAVRRSASLAFSSRWLHTPSFATVSPQEISGSSPAEVQNFVQGGWTASANCNWIVDPINGEKFIKVAEVQGTEIKPFVESLSKCPKHGLHNPLRAPERYLMYGDISAKAAHMLGQPEVSDFFAKLIQRVSPKSYQQALTEVQVSQKFLENFCGDQVRFLARSFAVPGNHLGQRSNGYRWPYGPVAIITPFNFPLEIPLLQVMGALYMGNKPVLKVDSKVSIVMEQMLRLLHDCGLPAEDMDFINSDGVTMNKLLLEANPKMTLFTGSSRVAEKLAADLKGRVKLEDAGFDWKILGPDVEEVDYIAWVCDQDAYACSGQKCSAQSVLFMHKNWSSSGLLEKMKKLSERRKLEDLTIGPVLTVTTEAMIEHMNSLLKIPGSKVLFGGEPLENHSIPEIYGAVKPTAVFVPLEEILKSGNFELVTKEIFGPFQVVTEYSEDQLELVLEACERMNAHLTAAVVSNEPLFLQEVLGRSVNGTTYAGIRARTTGAPQNHWFGPAGDPRGAGIGTPEAIKLVWSCHREIIYDIGPVPKNWALPSAT